In Magnolia sinica isolate HGM2019 chromosome 12, MsV1, whole genome shotgun sequence, a single genomic region encodes these proteins:
- the LOC131220159 gene encoding cuscuta receptor 1-like has product MAPGGRPRRSRNRSTPSTRDATETASPSHTASQASDPSVVHTPDIASLCNLKNLQELDLQSNELEGSLPPCLSNLSSLQLLDLSRSLSLSSFANLSKLEVVELSVRKATYWIDLYEVITYPNQLEVETESTPWVPKFQLKALLLSNCKVNKLTGTVPSFLSSQYDLIELDLSYNNMKGKFPSWLLENNQRLQSLDLNSNSFVGPFYLPPHPNMDISLFDVSNNHIKGQLPENIGFLLPNLQYLNMSINALHGTIPPSMGNMRQMRSLDLSRNKFSGEIPEQLPMGCISLEILKLSNNRLQGPVFLTHSNLTVLRFLYLDGNRFTGKISASIFKSQYLWIWDVGKNNLSDCLPIQIGNFTKLELLYMSKNHFKGSIPIEYCNLSNLSLLDLSQNRIFGSTPSCVNPSLRFLHLQGNVLTGLMPNTSFKISSLVTIDVRHNNISGNIPSWIGTFTNLRVLLLGGNNFQGHIPLHLCQLKNISILDLSHNNLSGTIPPCFGNMTFGRAGVIDFSTFVVSRGIFGFFQSKDFPGHPIAFRMSPEEEEVEFITKRRSETFKGDVLYFMSGVDLSWNQLTGEIPPEIRHLTAIHALNLSHNQLTGPVPETFSNLKQIESLDLSYNRLSGEIPPQLTELNFLSTFTVAHNNLSGRTPDRKAQFGIFGETSYEGNPHLCGPLLKSCFPTSLLPPSIPTEPDDEEGGYDIILYACFFGSCTMSFFCFDSSSLHQPLWARPIFLYG; this is encoded by the exons atggcaccaggtgggagaccaCGTCGTTCACGCAAtagatctaccccttctacccgtgATGCGACGGAGACAGCATCGCCATCACATACTGCAtcgcaggcgtctgatccctcagtTGTACATACACCGGACATTgcat CTTTGTGCAATCTTAAGAATCTCCAAGAGCTGGATCTTCAAAGCAATGAATTGGAAGGGAGCCTTCCTCCATGTCTCAGCAACTTGTCATCCCTCCAACTACTTGATCTCTCCC GTTCTCTCTCACTTAGCTCATTTGCTAACCTTTCCAAACTCGAGGTTGTGGAACTTTCAGTACGGAAAGCTACCTATTGGATCGATTTGTACGAAGTTATAACTTATCCCAATCAATTAGAGGTTGAAACGGAATCCACTCCTTGGGTTCCTAAATTCCAGTTGAAAGCCCTCCTCTTATCAAACTGCAAGGTCAACAAGCTCACTGGTACGGTTCCCAGCTTCCTTTCCAGCCAATATGACTTGATAGAACTGGACCTTTCGTACAACAACATGAAGGGAAAGTTTCCATCTTGGTTGTTAGAGAATAATCAAAGACTACAAAGTCTAGACCTGAATAGCAACTCCTTTGTCGGCCCATTCTATCTGCCACCACATCCAAACATGGATATATCCTTGTTCGATGTCTCCAACAACCACATCAAAGGGCAACTTCCTGAAAATATCGGTTTCCTCCTCCCAAATTTACAATACTTAAACATGTCTATAAACGCTCTTCATGGCACCATTCCTCCATCAATGGGCAACATGAGACAAATGCGTTCTCTAGATTTGTCGAGAAACAAATTTTCAGGAGAAATACCAGAGCAATTGCCCATGGGTTGCATCTCATTGGAAATTTTGAAGCTATCAAACAATAGATTACAAGGCCCAGTATTTCTGACTCATTCGAACTTGACAGTGTTACGGTTTCTGTATCTAGATGGTAATAGATTCACAGGGAAGATCTCAGCTAGTATATTTAAAAGTCAGTATCTATGGATTTGGGATGTTGGTAAAAACAACCTATCGGATTGTCTTCCTATACAGATTGGGAACTTTACTAAATTGGAGTTGCTATACATGTCAAAAAACCATTTCAAAggttcgattccaattgagtatTGCAACCTCTCCAATCTATCCCTTTTGGACCTTTCCCAAAATAGAATTTTTGGGTCCACACCTTCATGCGTCAACCCGTCTTTAAGATTCTTACATTTGCAAGGAAATGTGCTTACAGGATTGATGCCAAATACTTCATTCAAAATATCCTCCCTTGTTACAATAGATGTCAGGCACAACAACATATCTGGTAATATTCCAAGTTGGATTGGTACTTTTACTAATTTAAGGGTTCTTCTCCTCGGAGGAAATAATTTCCAAGGTCACATTCCCCTGCACTTGTGTCAACTGAAGAACATCAGCATACTGGATCTTTCACACAATAATCTCTCTGGAACAATACCGCCATGCTTTGGTAATATGACATTCGGGAGGGCAGGAGTAATTGACTTTTCAACTTTTGTTGTCTCTAGAGgaatttttggtttctttcaaagCAAAGATTTTCCTGGACATCCTATTGCTTTCCGTATGTCACCagaagaggaagaagtggagTTTATAACAAAGAGGAGGTCTGAAACTTTCAAGGGCGACGTTCTTTACTTTATGTCTGGTGTAGATCTATCATGGAACCAGTTAACAGGTGAAATCCCACCTGAAATTAGACATCTAACTGCTATTCATGCATTGAACTTGTCCCACAATCAATTAACTGGACCAGTTCCAGAAACCTTCTCAAACCTAAAACAGATTGAGAGCTTGGACCTTTCTTACAACAGATTGAGTGGGGAGATTCCTCCTCAACTTACTGAGCTCAACTTCTTATCTACATTCACAGTGGCCCACAATAACTTATCCGGCAGGACACCCGACAGGAAAGCGCAGTTTGGCATCTTTGGAGAAACAAGCTATGAAGGCAATCCCCATCTCTGTGGACCACTACTGAAGAGTTGCTTTCCCACTTCTTTGCTACCACCTTCAATCCCAACAGAACCAGATGATGAGGAAGGCGGTTATGATATAATCCTCTATGCATGCTTTTTTGGGTCGTGCACCATGTCCTTCTTTTGTTTTGATAGCTCTTCTCTACATCAACCACTATGGGCGAGGCCTATATTTCTATATGGTTGA